The Pseudomonas fluorescens genome includes a window with the following:
- a CDS encoding YfaP family protein translates to MRFLSLLIVLLGAPLAWAQPSAEMSEPVGGWRYSGLLDRTENPQVAYPTPPIDRGVQRNRTMIEGRLKAMGTARQPHSLAVNGNPLNLYTDDEGRFARPYAFGAGSNSVEVRSSEGQSLKRVQFYEANNLRTPAQIRVVLGWDDPKAELDLHIVTPDGQHAFFGRPALTNGGGLDPDGVDGPGPEMFTMTAPMHGTYLVYVNYWGNYGSGGYNFDETSNDNEVITSQINLVLNENTVDEKRETFVVPLRAIGDLLLVKTFNY, encoded by the coding sequence GTGCGTTTTCTTTCTTTATTGATCGTGTTGCTCGGCGCGCCGTTGGCGTGGGCGCAGCCTTCTGCCGAGATGTCGGAGCCGGTGGGCGGTTGGCGCTACAGCGGCTTGCTCGATCGCACTGAAAACCCGCAGGTCGCCTATCCCACGCCGCCCATCGACCGGGGCGTGCAGCGCAACCGCACGATGATCGAGGGCCGGCTCAAGGCCATGGGCACGGCTCGCCAGCCCCATAGCCTGGCGGTCAACGGCAATCCACTGAATCTCTACACCGACGACGAGGGGCGTTTCGCCCGGCCGTATGCGTTCGGCGCCGGCTCCAACAGCGTCGAGGTGCGCAGCTCCGAAGGCCAGTCCCTCAAGCGCGTGCAATTCTATGAAGCCAACAACCTGCGCACTCCCGCGCAGATCCGCGTGGTGCTGGGCTGGGACGACCCCAAGGCCGAACTCGATCTGCATATCGTCACACCCGACGGCCAACATGCGTTCTTCGGCCGGCCGGCGCTGACCAATGGCGGCGGCCTCGACCCGGATGGCGTCGATGGCCCGGGCCCTGAAATGTTCACCATGACCGCGCCGATGCACGGCACCTACCTGGTCTACGTGAACTACTGGGGCAACTACGGCAGCGGTGGCTACAACTTTGACGAGACCAGCAACGACAACGAGGTGATCACCTCGCAGATCAACCTGGTGCTCAATGAAAACACCGTCGATGAAAAACGCGAGACCTTTGTCGTGCCCCTGCGTGCCATTGGCGATCTGCTGCTGGTCAAGACTTTCAACTACTAA
- a CDS encoding DUF2138 domain-containing protein — MSDNTASPTTPTPVAKPVRRWPAILIGLCLVAGVAAGLGWFMTKPKAPPMALALEKLGLSRPDGLLEAHSLSQLPKDLLAVPFLKATLTEDFVFYYEAHADRLGLMGSLRRIIYEHDLKLQDSLIEELFDQPADVALWRGADGRLKDFLLVMDRGGLAKVLEPLAKVALDDTQLSKLSDLKVGGDDVALYQLSYNASKSLLFASHGDKLVVLSNPAKLYDPANGPSDERGSVSTTALAALLNGDKLFPEAFGLPPKAPEVKQRISVNANVLAMGYQRFIPNFAGLRFDMDDKGWHSFLAMDELENQPDFDFKPIWQAMPMGASACVALPLAAEPQKPLLVKLGADEKAAQAMVDHVAGAAGLCWYADSRLYTPLLVASLNEDDGKLDADLGKLFGSMVGAYENNAAEHVFPVVEKQEGAMHQWQRQVSSNFGPYLAKDSLQPDAITGKAFLRVSLARHGSTLLFSLDDKLVDKALGTLDKRFPPMADVVPKDVLMPIYFGPDAMAQLMQRETLDSLPQDMEPVFYNAAQTYLIPKLRTLGGYGKYALTLPAGSEPDGHWQWLPLEWKAL, encoded by the coding sequence ATGAGCGACAACACTGCTTCCCCGACCACGCCGACACCTGTCGCTAAACCTGTGCGCCGTTGGCCGGCGATACTGATCGGGCTGTGCCTGGTAGCAGGTGTGGCCGCCGGGTTGGGCTGGTTCATGACCAAGCCCAAGGCGCCGCCCATGGCGTTGGCGTTGGAAAAGCTCGGCCTGAGCCGCCCCGACGGCTTGCTCGAGGCGCATTCCCTGAGCCAGTTGCCCAAGGACCTGCTGGCGGTGCCGTTCCTCAAGGCCACGCTCACCGAAGACTTCGTCTTCTATTACGAGGCCCACGCCGACCGCCTCGGGCTGATGGGCAGCCTGCGCCGGATCATCTACGAGCATGACCTCAAGTTGCAGGACAGCCTGATCGAGGAGCTTTTCGACCAGCCAGCCGATGTGGCGCTGTGGCGCGGTGCCGACGGTCGCCTCAAGGATTTTCTGTTGGTAATGGATCGCGGCGGGTTGGCCAAGGTGCTGGAGCCATTGGCCAAGGTCGCCCTGGATGATACGCAACTGAGCAAGCTCAGCGACCTGAAAGTCGGCGGTGATGACGTCGCGCTGTACCAGCTCAGCTACAACGCCAGCAAATCCCTGCTCTTCGCTTCCCATGGCGACAAGCTGGTGGTGTTGTCCAACCCGGCGAAACTCTATGACCCGGCCAACGGCCCATCGGATGAGCGCGGCAGCGTGTCGACGACCGCCCTGGCCGCCTTGCTCAATGGCGACAAACTGTTCCCCGAAGCCTTCGGCTTGCCGCCCAAGGCGCCGGAGGTCAAGCAACGTATTTCGGTCAATGCCAATGTGCTGGCCATGGGTTACCAGCGTTTCATTCCGAACTTCGCCGGGCTGCGCTTCGACATGGACGACAAGGGCTGGCACAGCTTCCTGGCCATGGACGAGCTGGAAAACCAACCGGACTTCGACTTCAAGCCGATCTGGCAAGCCATGCCCATGGGCGCCAGCGCCTGCGTTGCCTTGCCGTTGGCCGCAGAACCGCAGAAGCCGCTGTTGGTGAAACTTGGCGCCGACGAAAAAGCCGCCCAGGCCATGGTCGACCATGTGGCCGGCGCGGCAGGTCTGTGCTGGTACGCCGATTCGCGGTTGTATACACCGCTGCTGGTGGCGAGCCTGAACGAAGACGACGGCAAGCTCGACGCGGATTTGGGCAAACTGTTTGGCTCGATGGTGGGCGCCTATGAGAACAATGCCGCCGAGCACGTGTTCCCGGTCGTCGAGAAACAGGAAGGCGCAATGCACCAATGGCAGCGCCAGGTGAGCTCCAACTTCGGCCCTTACCTGGCCAAGGACTCGCTGCAACCGGACGCCATCACCGGCAAGGCATTCCTGCGCGTCAGCCTGGCGCGTCATGGTTCGACCCTGCTGTTCTCCCTCGACGACAAGCTGGTGGACAAGGCCCTCGGCACCCTCGACAAGCGCTTCCCACCCATGGCCGACGTGGTGCCCAAGGATGTGCTGATGCCGATTTATTTCGGCCCCGATGCCATGGCGCAACTGATGCAGCGTGAAACCCTCGACAGCTTGCCCCAGGACATGGAACCGGTGTTCTACAACGCCGCGCAAACCTACCTCATCCCGAAACTGCGCACCCTGGGCGGCTATGGCAAGTACGCCCTGACGTTGCCTGCCGGCAG